From the Brienomyrus brachyistius isolate T26 chromosome 23, BBRACH_0.4, whole genome shotgun sequence genome, the window ccgccttacatgtgtgtggagtttgcatgttctccccatgtcgtcgtggggtttcctccgggtactccggtttccccctacagtccaaaaacatgctgaggctaagtggagttgctaaattgccctcgtgcccattgcttccgggataggctccaaataAAGTACAACCTCGATCTCCTGCGTGCTGTGGCTTCTGCGCTCCAAACCCACATGGCTCTGCTTCTGGTTCGTGgccctgtgcctgtctgtggccACAGCACGTTCAGGGTTCATTTCCAGAAACAAAcaatatattttatgtgttttatgaTCTTTTACCATCGTGCGTTCTGTCCACATATGAAAAAATGCAAAATGTCCCCCTGGCCATCTGAAAATGACGTAGATGGTTTGCGGAAACCTATATTGGGGAACCCCCTAGGTTTGTAGAATCTCTTGAATTACTCTTAATATGTGATTGCGGGTAATTCCTGCAATGCGACTCCTGTATCTGGGGCCCAGTGCGTTGCAAACTCGCCAAGGCAGTGTGCTTGACATGGCCTTACAGCAATAGCACAGTCGAAGGGATGTATTACAAAGCATAACTGGCTGTGCGAAGTTAAGTGTCCTATTGTGATGTAAATATTTGTCCCCGAAAACTGCACTCGAAACGATTGGTTCAATATTCAGATGTTAATTCTTGGCAAGTATACATTGTGCTCGCCGTGTGCTCCAGTATGTAAACAGCTCCTGCGTAGCCTGGAAATTGAGATTGGATCACATTAGGAATAGAAAAAAATGGATGTTgacagaaatatttaaaaaattgccCTGGGAGACGTCTTTCCTGACAGATTTGCCTGTTTAGATATGCCTGCGCAGCACAGCACTGTACTTACAGAGATCACTGTCACGGGGTAAATAGCCAAAGACAAATAATATCCAAACCTATAGCATATATGCTAAAAGACACTGTTAGTGCCAGCGTCACTCATTCTTAATACTGGTAGGATATTATGTCGTATCGTAACATTAAGGTCAGCAGAATAGTTAAGTGGGTTAGTAAGTATTATAGAGTGACCATGATTTTACACATATTCACAAAGCCAAACTGCATGGTTTATTCTACTACTGAAGAGAATGGTTTCACTTAAAATATTACTTGTAAGTCTTTACTTGCGTAATGTAACAGGtgagaaagagcagcagcagaaTGGACAAATTTAAGAGCAAATTTctcaaactcactcagtccattCTTTGTTGTGTTTGAGATGAGACTGCCAACGATGTAAAGTCAGGTTTCCTTATTATATGTTACAGTACTGGGAACTCACTCAGTGCTCATGTAATCCAATGAAgaacttttttttcatttccaaGTCTCCACAGAAATTTTCATGAAAATGTATCTcgtggactgagtgagttttggaaatgtgCTCTCCTGTAATGTAAATGAATTGCACTAATGGTGGACGATCGATAATCATTATCTCCAGTCCTAAAAAATACTTAAATGTATATGTGAAATAAGATTATGATTGTTTTCATATGGCTTCTTCGGTTGTGAATACTCTGCCCTTTGCTTATGTACGGTGTGGCCTCTGCAGGTCCGTACGATGTCCAAGGCTGACTGGGGCTTCTTGGAGCGCTTGCTGGAGGAGGGACAGGAGCACTCGACGGGCATTGGCAAGGTGTGGCTGACGGTGCTCTTCCTCTTCCGGATCCTGATCTTGGGCACGGCGACCGAGTCCGCTTGGGACGATGAGCAATCCGACTTCATCTGTAACACGGCTCAGCCCGGGTGTACGCTGGGCTGCTACGACAAGGCCTTCCCCATCTCGCACTTCCGCTTATTCGTGCTGCAGGTCATCTTCGTCTCTACGCCGACCGTCTTCTACTTTGGCTACGtggcctttcacaacagaaggAGAGTGAAGGAATTGGAGGAGGCGGAGGTACAACACTTGGTCGCAGGAAAGGACAGGGGTTGCAATCATCTGACTGTTAATGCGAATGTCAAAAAGGTGACTAAGGGCCATACAGGCACCTTGGTGCGGTCTAAGCTGAAGGGCAGGCTACTCTGTACTTATATACTTAGCATCTGCATAAAGATGATGATTGAGGTGGGCTTTATGTTGGGGTTATATTTCCTGTATGGCTTCTTCATCCTCTCCAAGTTCGAATGTGAACGCCTGCCATGTCCACACATGGTGGACTGCTTTGTCTCCCGGCCCACCGAGAAGACTGTATTCACCATCTACATGCAGAGCATCGCTGGGGTCTCCGTGCTACTCAATGCTATGGAGCTCCTCAATGTCCTCCAGTTGGTCAGAAGCCTCCGCCAGGAGAAGAAGCTCCTTAAAAGACACCAGGATTTGATGCTGTCCAACGTGGGCCGCATATCCCCTTTGCAGTGTCCGCCATTCTGTCAGGAGAGGTGTGAGCTGTCGATGAACTACTCCCAACCGTACAAGGACTGCATATTGAAGGAGAACAAGGAAAACCAAGACCAGGGCATGGGCCAGTGTTCCCCTACAGCTTCACTGCCAACCTGCTTGAactatcccccccccaccttgaccTCCTCATCCAAGCCTGACTCAAAAAGGTCATCTCACAAAGGAGACAGAAGCCACACAAAGAGCACCTCCCAACAGAAGCATTATGTCTGACAGGCGATGTTCGTAACTgtgaattttttttccatgggGTGGGTAGGCCTATGAGCACATTGGGTACATTCCGTTCCGGCTCCTTGACTGATTTCAGAGACACTGGGTCTCAGCTCATCTTTGGCTGGTGTTGCATATCCCGTGGGCCTCACTGGTCAACCCTGGCACATAGACTTGGCAGCGGCTTAGGTTGATGGTCTCGGGCCGAGCCACAGGCTGATTCGTCACGCCGATCGGGCAGAGGCTGTGTAAACGGTCCCTGGGACCAGCTCTCTGGTACTGTATGGGGACACGGATGAGGTGGGAATCAGGCATGAAGAGGAGCTGCCGAGAAGGGCAAAAGAGGAAGCCATCTTGTGTTGCTACATCGAGACGATCAGTACGGTACAACGGCAAGGATTTTCAACAACGTGAGCATTCTGAAAGAGTGCTGATGCTGAATTCACATGTagaattttttatataatttttatgTTAATGTACAGCTAATATGATAAAGTTTATATTTTTatcaaaaaacattatttaaatcTATCGAATTAATAGTATATTTATTGAGACAGAAAATGACTTGCACAATATAATAGTTTCTCACCCCAGTATAAATGACCAAATGTAAATAGTTAAGTATGGTATGTTTAGAAGTTGGTAAGTAAATAAGTGAAGCTAATTATCACAGTCTCTGTTCCCAAAAGGATGCACAGGTTTTAAAAGTGAACACCTCTATAGTGAAATTATAATATTGTTCGTTGTTTCTGTGTGATGATGAGGTTTGGGTTTGCCTTCACATACTGtaaaatgttaatgtgtttgtgTTACTGATTCATTCATTCTGTGCGTGAAATAaaagtttcttttaaatgcAAAGGCTAAAATCTATTAGAATCATTAGTAAATTAAGGTGGGATATTTTACACTACATTCTGTTTCTTACTATAGGCTTTGATTCCAGGCATGTTCAGCTGAACACATTAAGCCATATTTATCTGGGTGTTTATATGCACAGAGGTGGGTCACCGGGTTTCCTTCTGGGGTTGCTGTTTAAATCCGTCCCCTGATGTGCGTGTGAGTAGTGTGTGTGTACTCCATGTATCCTTTTGGATACattagcgccccc encodes:
- the gja4 gene encoding gap junction protein alpha 4, whose translation is MSKADWGFLERLLEEGQEHSTGIGKVWLTVLFLFRILILGTATESAWDDEQSDFICNTAQPGCTLGCYDKAFPISHFRLFVLQVIFVSTPTVFYFGYVAFHNRRRVKELEEAEVQHLVAGKDRGCNHLTVNANVKKVTKGHTGTLVRSKLKGRLLCTYILSICIKMMIEVGFMLGLYFLYGFFILSKFECERLPCPHMVDCFVSRPTEKTVFTIYMQSIAGVSVLLNAMELLNVLQLVRSLRQEKKLLKRHQDLMLSNVGRISPLQCPPFCQERCELSMNYSQPYKDCILKENKENQDQGMGQCSPTASLPTCLNYPPPTLTSSSKPDSKRSSHKGDRSHTKSTSQQKHYV